One part of the Bdellovibrio sp. KM01 genome encodes these proteins:
- a CDS encoding thymidine kinase, whose protein sequence is MSEFSYVVTRGWIEVIVGSMFSGKTEELIRRLRRAEFARLQVQVFKPVIDKRYNEMAVTSHNFTTMDSQPIEDAEMIWEHLKPETKVVGIDEGQFFSGNLVQVAQDLAERGLRVIIAGLDTDWQAKPFEPMPTLMAIAENVTKQHAVCVVCGAPACRTQRTAGGDGQVQVGTHEAYEARCRSHFKPVVDLPTLDFKLRRTEETTEVSI, encoded by the coding sequence GTGTCTGAATTTTCATATGTTGTGACCCGCGGTTGGATTGAAGTGATTGTCGGCTCTATGTTTAGCGGGAAAACGGAAGAGCTTATCCGTCGTTTGCGTCGTGCGGAATTCGCTCGTCTGCAGGTTCAGGTTTTCAAACCTGTGATCGATAAGCGCTACAACGAAATGGCCGTGACCTCTCATAACTTTACAACAATGGATTCCCAACCAATCGAAGACGCCGAAATGATCTGGGAGCATTTAAAGCCAGAAACGAAAGTGGTGGGGATTGATGAAGGTCAGTTCTTTTCTGGCAACCTGGTTCAGGTGGCTCAGGATCTGGCCGAGCGCGGTTTGCGTGTTATCATTGCTGGTTTGGATACAGACTGGCAGGCAAAACCTTTCGAACCGATGCCGACTTTGATGGCGATTGCCGAAAACGTGACGAAACAACATGCCGTGTGTGTTGTGTGTGGAGCTCCGGCTTGTCGCACGCAAAGAACTGCGGGTGGCGACGGTCAAGTTCAGGTCGGTACTCACGAAGCTTACGAAGCTCGTTGCCGTTCTCACTTTAAGCCTGTCGTGGATTTGCCGACTTTGGATTTCAAATTACGTCGCACAGAAGAGACGACGGAAGTTTCTATTTAG